The following coding sequences lie in one Microcaecilia unicolor unplaced genomic scaffold, aMicUni1.1, whole genome shotgun sequence genomic window:
- the LOC115459391 gene encoding zinc finger protein 585B-like has protein sequence GMKPFICTECNKSFTHKSSLTIHQRIHTGMKPFICTECNKSFTHKISLTIHQRIHTGMKPFICTECNKSFTHKISLTIHQRIHTGMKPFICTECNKSFTHKSSLTIHQRIHTGMKPFICTECNKSFTHKISLTIHQRIHTGMKPFICTECNKSFSQKGNLTTHQRIHTGMKPFICTECNKSFREKGNLTIHQRIHTGVKPFICSECNKSFCQKTSLTMHQRIHTGVKPFICSECNKSFTHKTSLTIHQRIHTGMKPFICTECNKSFSRKGHLTTHQRIHTGMKPFICTECNKSFSQKEYLTNHQRIHTGVKLFICTECNKSFSQKISLTRHQRSHTGVKPFICTECNKSFNRKGNLTKHQRIHTGVKPFICTECNRRFSQKVHFTEHQRIHTGVKPFICTECNKSFNRKGNLTKHQRIHTGMKPFICTECNKSFREKG, from the coding sequence ggaatgaaaccattcatctgcactgagtgtaataaaagcttcactcacaaatcaagcctcacaatacaccagagaatccacacaggaatgaaaccattcatctgcactgagtgtaataaaagcttcactcacaaaataagcctcacaatacaccagagaatccacacaggaatgaaaccattcatctgcactgagtgtaataaaagcttcactcacaaaataagcctcacaatacaccagagaatccacacaggaatgaaaccattcatctgcactgagtgtaataaaagcttcactcacaaatcaagcctcacaatacaccagagaatccacacaggaatgaaaccattcatctgcactgagtgtaataaaagcttcactcacaaaataagcctcacaatacaccagagaatccacacaggaatgaaaccattcatctgcactgagtgtaataaaagcttcagtcagaagggaaacctcaccacacaccagagaatccacacaggaatgaaaccattcatctgcactgagtgtaataaaagcttcagggagaagggaaacctcacaatacaccagagaatccacacaggagtgaaaccattcatctgcagtgagtgtaataaaagcttctgtcagaaaacaagcctcacaatgcaccagagaatccacacaggagtgaaaccattcatctgcagtgagtgtaataaaagcttcactcacaaaacaagcctcacaatacaccagagaatccacacaggaatgaaaccattcatctgcactgagtgtaataaaagcttcagtcggaagggacacctcaccacacaccagagaatccacacaggaatgaaaccattcatctgcactgagtgtaataaaagcttcagtcagaaggaatACCTCACcaaccaccagagaatccacacaggagtgaaactgtttatctgcactgagtgtaataaaagcttcagtcagaaaataagcctcacacgacaccagagaagccacacaggagtgaaaccattcatctgcactgagtgtaataaaagcttcaatcggaagggaaacctcacaaaacaccagagaatccacacaggagtgaaaccattcatctgcactgagtgcaaCAGACGCTTCAGCCAGAAGGTACacttcacagaacaccagagaatccacacaggagtgaaaccattcatctgcactgagtgtaataaaagcttcaatcggaagggaaacctcacaaaacaccagagaatccacacaggaatgaaaccattcatctgcactgagtgtaataaaagcttcagggagaaggga